From the genome of Ectobacillus sp. JY-23, one region includes:
- a CDS encoding YitT family protein → MKLLLFRYFLFFFGLTCFGLGSATAVQVQFLGLHPWDVLNVALFDKFGFTIGTWSVLCGFILLIISFVVDRKYINIGTFLNALLIGPIMDFFLRSGWLPQATDSLLLNIGILLMGVTITGIGGGVYVAAGIGAGPRDGFMLSLSDKTGLSVSRARMLVESAVLVVGFFLGGPVFIASFLYTFVQSPIFQLALKAMRTLMHILESKQTMNVQG, encoded by the coding sequence ATGAAGCTACTGCTCTTTCGCTACTTTTTATTCTTTTTTGGCTTAACATGCTTTGGACTTGGTAGCGCCACCGCGGTTCAGGTGCAGTTTCTCGGTCTGCATCCATGGGACGTATTAAACGTTGCTTTATTTGATAAATTCGGGTTTACAATCGGTACATGGAGTGTTCTTTGCGGCTTCATCCTTCTCATCATTTCATTTGTCGTTGACCGAAAATATATTAATATCGGAACCTTTTTGAATGCGCTCTTAATCGGGCCGATTATGGACTTCTTTCTGCGCTCCGGCTGGCTGCCGCAGGCGACCGACTCACTCCTCCTAAACATTGGTATTTTACTGATGGGTGTCACTATCACAGGCATCGGCGGCGGGGTGTATGTTGCAGCTGGAATCGGCGCGGGGCCACGCGATGGGTTCATGCTTTCTCTATCTGATAAAACCGGACTATCTGTAAGCCGGGCGCGCATGCTTGTGGAAAGCGCCGTGCTTGTTGTCGGCTTTTTTCTGGGCGGACCGGTGTTTATCGCTTCCTTTTTGTACACCTTTGTGCAAAGCCCGATTTTTCAGCTAGCATTAAAAGCAATGCGGACCCTTATGCATATACTAGAAAGCAAGCAGACGATGAATGTGCAAGGCTGA
- a CDS encoding cytoplasmic protein, with amino-acid sequence MEDYLWTLHQHSSNHRTVLEQDSLCGCFHCLRLFHPSLIDEWIDDTACCPYCGMDAIISESAGAPMTKEFLQQMKDVFFYL; translated from the coding sequence ATGGAAGATTACCTATGGACCCTACATCAACACAGCAGCAACCATCGCACCGTACTCGAACAAGACAGCTTATGCGGTTGTTTTCATTGCTTGCGCTTGTTTCATCCCTCTCTTATTGACGAATGGATTGATGATACCGCATGCTGTCCGTACTGCGGCATGGATGCAATCATCAGCGAAAGCGCCGGTGCTCCAATGACCAAGGAATTTCTGCAGCAAATGAAGGATGTGTTCTTTTACCTATGA
- a CDS encoding alpha/beta fold hydrolase, translating into MNLQSVQLHYIREGQGQPVLLLHGWPGFSYDWRRVVPLLAPFCDVIAPDFRGFGQSPKPQGTAYTPQHLAADIIALLDELALSKVIVAAHDMGSTIAQTLAQTYPERIASLILLNPPYPGIGLRRFDKDVQHEFWYQQFHNMPWAGAVIGSSKENVRLYLSHFYEHWAGKAAITPDELDTIIDMYSKPGHFEASIAYYKARAAAKTASAITTAAPVTIPHRTTVLWGDADPVMRSDWSDRLADYFDQVTITLLPGIGHFVPTEAPQDVAAAIRSHLQKSE; encoded by the coding sequence ATGAATCTACAATCTGTACAGCTGCATTACATACGTGAAGGGCAAGGTCAGCCTGTACTGCTCCTGCATGGCTGGCCTGGCTTTTCCTATGATTGGCGCCGCGTCGTGCCGCTACTTGCTCCGTTTTGCGATGTGATTGCCCCTGATTTTAGAGGCTTTGGGCAGTCACCAAAGCCACAGGGCACAGCTTACACACCGCAGCATCTCGCCGCGGACATTATTGCCCTTTTGGATGAACTTGCTCTGTCAAAGGTCATCGTTGCCGCGCATGATATGGGGTCTACCATCGCGCAAACCTTGGCGCAGACGTATCCAGAGCGCATTGCTTCACTTATTTTGCTAAACCCGCCTTACCCAGGTATTGGCCTTCGCCGCTTTGACAAAGATGTGCAGCATGAGTTTTGGTATCAGCAGTTTCATAACATGCCTTGGGCCGGTGCTGTCATCGGCAGTTCAAAAGAAAATGTGCGATTATATCTCAGCCACTTCTACGAGCACTGGGCGGGAAAAGCTGCTATCACGCCAGACGAACTCGACACCATTATCGACATGTACAGCAAGCCAGGGCACTTTGAAGCGAGCATCGCCTACTATAAGGCGCGCGCCGCAGCAAAAACAGCAAGTGCCATCACAACAGCCGCACCCGTTACCATTCCCCACCGCACGACCGTACTGTGGGGCGATGCTGACCCGGTTATGCGGTCGGATTGGAGCGATCGACTAGCAGACTATTTCGACCAAGTGACTATCACCCTATTGCCTGGCATCGGACATTTCGTACCAACAGAAGCACCGCAGGATGTCGCCGCTGCCATTCGCTCACATTTACAAAAAAGCGAATGA
- a CDS encoding VOC family protein, with protein sequence MSTIQTIGQIAVPVQNLERAIAFYRDILQLPLLFTASSLAFFDCDGVRLLLSEPEPEFTGCSSVLYFKTANIHRTYESLQARMQFTDEPHVVAKIGNVETWMVFFKDTEGNTHAFMSEVTV encoded by the coding sequence ATGAGTACGATTCAAACGATTGGACAAATTGCTGTACCTGTACAAAATCTAGAAAGAGCGATCGCTTTTTACCGCGATATTCTTCAGTTGCCACTGCTGTTTACGGCGAGTTCACTTGCTTTTTTTGATTGCGATGGTGTGCGCTTGCTGCTGAGCGAGCCAGAGCCAGAATTTACGGGCTGTAGTTCTGTTCTATATTTTAAGACGGCAAATATTCATAGAACATACGAAAGTTTGCAGGCACGCATGCAGTTTACTGACGAACCGCATGTCGTTGCGAAAATCGGCAATGTTGAAACGTGGATGGTGTTTTTCAAGGACACAGAGGGCAATACACATGCGTTTATGAGCGAGGTAACTGTATGA
- a CDS encoding histidine phosphatase family protein: MIYIVRHGQTDFNVERKMQGKNGLPLNETGVAQAEALRQELREIPFQYVFSSPQERAVQTAALITGKTVQTDPRLDVFDLGEADGLPIDEVKRKGAMFDAEAYPSMEKPEAFAKRIFSFMREIEETYGHDVPILIAGHRCTTGCMGAYFHGLPEDGNILRFSSDNGRYKVYEFTGGAR; this comes from the coding sequence ATGATTTATATTGTGAGGCATGGGCAAACAGATTTCAATGTGGAGAGAAAAATGCAAGGAAAAAACGGATTGCCTTTGAACGAAACGGGTGTGGCACAGGCAGAAGCATTGCGGCAGGAGCTTCGTGAAATTCCGTTCCAGTACGTGTTTTCTTCACCGCAGGAGCGAGCTGTCCAAACGGCAGCGCTGATTACGGGCAAGACGGTGCAGACAGATCCGCGCTTAGATGTATTTGACTTAGGGGAAGCGGACGGTCTGCCGATTGATGAGGTCAAAAGGAAGGGTGCCATGTTTGATGCAGAGGCGTATCCAAGCATGGAAAAGCCGGAAGCATTCGCAAAGCGGATTTTCAGCTTTATGCGAGAAATCGAGGAAACATACGGACATGATGTGCCCATTTTGATTGCAGGTCATCGCTGCACGACCGGCTGTATGGGCGCTTATTTTCACGGCTTGCCAGAGGACGGCAATATTTTGCGTTTCTCATCTGACAACGGTCGTTATAAGGTATATGAATTTACGGGAGGAGCAAGATGA
- a CDS encoding peptidase E has translation MKQIIALGGGGFSMEPDNPLLDQYILAQTNKPQPKICFIPTASGDADSYIKRFYDFFEKQACVPSHMSLFKPHTRDVRGFLLSQDIIYVGGGNTKNMLAIWREWGLDSILQEAWEQGIILAGISAGSICWFEEGVTDSYGDGLEPLRCLGFLKGSNCPHYDGEPERRPAYQKLVAAGQIKGGIAADDSVALHYIGDALHRIVSSRPEAGAYQLKGAEEISVAATYLGQ, from the coding sequence ATGAAGCAAATTATCGCACTTGGCGGCGGGGGCTTTTCGATGGAGCCGGACAATCCGCTTTTAGATCAATACATATTAGCACAGACAAATAAGCCGCAGCCGAAGATTTGTTTTATACCGACGGCGAGCGGTGACGCGGACTCGTATATCAAAAGGTTTTATGATTTTTTTGAAAAACAAGCATGCGTTCCTTCGCACATGTCTTTGTTTAAGCCGCATACAAGAGATGTGCGCGGATTTTTATTGTCGCAGGACATCATTTATGTAGGCGGTGGCAATACGAAAAATATGCTCGCCATCTGGCGCGAGTGGGGCCTTGATTCTATCTTACAAGAAGCGTGGGAGCAGGGCATCATTTTAGCCGGGATTAGCGCGGGCTCGATTTGCTGGTTTGAAGAGGGTGTGACCGATTCCTACGGCGACGGTCTAGAACCCTTGCGCTGCCTCGGCTTTTTAAAAGGAAGCAATTGTCCGCATTATGACGGTGAACCAGAGCGCCGACCGGCTTATCAAAAGCTGGTGGCAGCAGGGCAAATCAAAGGCGGCATTGCGGCGGATGATAGTGTAGCGCTGCATTACATAGGCGATGCATTACATCGTATTGTCAGCTCCCGTCCTGAGGCAGGTGCGTATCAATTGAAGGGAGCAGAAGAAATTTCTGTAGCTGCAACGTATTTAGGGCAATAA
- a CDS encoding YsnF/AvaK domain-containing protein, with protein MNDFFGLFDDEKEDIREREEIREREDRRERTDVVEDGKLRLHQEELDIHKDRVDTGEVILSKEIVEEHKVVDVPVMHEEVVIERRAIDHEPTDEFINAEETIHIPVGEERVEVGKHTVVTGEVSAYKRAVEETHHVDEVLRREEARVETTGEAHVVHDEEPRYE; from the coding sequence ATGAACGATTTTTTTGGATTATTTGACGATGAAAAAGAAGACATTCGTGAGAGAGAAGAAATTCGCGAAAGAGAAGACCGACGTGAGCGCACGGATGTTGTAGAAGATGGCAAGCTTCGTCTGCATCAAGAGGAGCTTGATATTCATAAAGACCGTGTGGATACAGGAGAAGTTATTTTAAGTAAAGAAATTGTAGAAGAACACAAAGTCGTTGACGTTCCGGTTATGCATGAAGAAGTGGTTATCGAGAGAAGAGCTATTGACCATGAGCCTACGGATGAATTTATCAACGCAGAAGAAACAATTCATATTCCAGTGGGCGAAGAGCGCGTAGAGGTTGGGAAGCATACGGTGGTTACTGGCGAGGTTTCCGCTTATAAGCGTGCAGTAGAAGAAACGCATCATGTGGACGAGGTGCTACGACGTGAGGAAGCGCGCGTTGAAACAACGGGCGAGGCTCATGTGGTACATGATGAAGAGCCACGCTACGAATAA
- a CDS encoding YsnF/AvaK domain-containing protein: MEKMQLRQEELDIVKQWVATGDVEVHKEVITENRTIVVPVTREELVIKNGDEVIRIPICEERVEVVKHPTVLEDVSIYRQQYETMHHVEETLRKEELHMETRGNAQVKQEI, translated from the coding sequence ATGGAAAAGATGCAGCTACGTCAAGAGGAATTAGATATTGTGAAGCAATGGGTGGCCACTGGTGATGTTGAGGTGCACAAAGAAGTGATTACCGAGAATCGAACGATTGTTGTGCCTGTCACGCGTGAAGAACTGGTCATAAAAAATGGCGACGAGGTGATTCGAATTCCTATTTGTGAAGAGCGTGTAGAGGTTGTCAAGCATCCGACTGTTCTTGAGGATGTCTCCATCTACAGACAACAATACGAAACGATGCATCATGTCGAGGAGACGCTGCGAAAAGAGGAGTTACATATGGAAACGCGTGGCAACGCACAGGTAAAGCAGGAGATATGA
- a CDS encoding GNAT family N-acetyltransferase: protein MITIKHPTADDTAHMHKLFRTVIVHTFESEGIGHLQEELAQEIHQKETYWQEYINGGARSFLVATKGAKVIGCIEYGKAGEFVSTHTNGALAHLDKVGTVFVHPGHQGQGIGSQLVQAMLRLMKERGIHEFCLDSGYKRAQQVWQQKFGEPTYVLTDFWDEGYHHMIWRREVEACL from the coding sequence TTGATTACCATCAAACATCCAACTGCCGATGATACGGCACATATGCATAAATTGTTTCGTACGGTGATTGTACATACGTTTGAAAGCGAAGGAATTGGACACTTACAAGAGGAGTTGGCACAAGAAATCCATCAAAAGGAAACATACTGGCAGGAATATATAAATGGCGGCGCACGGTCTTTCTTAGTTGCGACGAAAGGTGCTAAGGTGATAGGGTGCATTGAATACGGAAAAGCCGGTGAATTTGTGTCTACACATACAAACGGCGCACTAGCGCACCTTGATAAGGTGGGGACTGTTTTTGTGCACCCGGGTCATCAGGGGCAGGGGATTGGTTCTCAGCTTGTACAGGCAATGCTGAGACTAATGAAGGAGAGAGGTATACATGAGTTTTGTCTGGATAGCGGCTACAAACGTGCACAGCAAGTTTGGCAGCAAAAGTTTGGAGAACCAACATATGTACTGACCGATTTTTGGGATGAAGGGTATCATCATATGATTTGGCGAAGAGAGGTAGAGGCATGCCTGTAG
- a CDS encoding YibE/F family protein has product MSTLFCLSMLLLICMLLVGGRKGLRSFIALFINFGILFISILFMADPTVNPVIITFIGSVLISCVSLFYINGMNVKTKTALLATGIVFVILLVCIVAFTDRFMIKGFGEEEVAELSMFSLFVGVDFSKIAVSVIIMSTIGAIVDLAISIASPLREIYTQSPALSRKDLYQSGLGIGRDILGTTTNTLFFAFFGSYLGLFIWFKDATYSLGEIINSKVFSGEMLTILFAGTAVTLTIPVTSWVTAYFLTKK; this is encoded by the coding sequence ATGAGTACATTATTTTGCTTAAGTATGTTACTCCTTATTTGCATGTTGCTTGTTGGCGGACGAAAAGGGCTGCGGTCGTTTATCGCATTATTTATCAATTTTGGAATTTTGTTTATTTCCATTTTATTTATGGCAGATCCGACCGTAAATCCGGTTATCATAACATTCATCGGCAGTGTCCTTATCAGCTGCGTAAGCTTATTTTATATCAACGGTATGAACGTAAAGACGAAAACAGCGTTGCTGGCGACGGGGATTGTATTTGTCATTTTGCTTGTATGTATTGTTGCCTTTACAGATCGCTTTATGATTAAAGGCTTTGGCGAAGAGGAAGTGGCCGAGCTCAGCATGTTTTCGCTGTTTGTCGGCGTCGACTTTTCTAAAATAGCTGTGTCTGTTATCATTATGAGCACAATCGGGGCCATCGTAGATTTGGCAATCTCTATTGCTTCACCCCTTCGTGAAATCTATACGCAAAGTCCCGCTCTAAGCAGAAAAGACTTATATCAATCTGGTTTAGGCATTGGCCGCGATATTTTAGGCACTACCACAAACACCTTATTTTTTGCCTTTTTTGGAAGCTATTTGGGATTGTTTATTTGGTTTAAGGACGCGACGTATTCGCTTGGGGAAATCATCAACTCCAAGGTATTCAGCGGTGAAATGCTCACCATTCTGTTTGCGGGAACGGCGGTTACCCTGACCATTCCCGTCACATCCTGGGTGACAGCTTACTTTTTAACCAAAAAATAA
- a CDS encoding YibE/F family protein, which produces MKYKSFFLYALLLCLFIGSIVFVNHNDFLYKQHIAKVVKATSAEAETVTDMYGNSDRIFKQRITAKLQNGPHKGERIYLSNEYSISGAYDQKYTAGDKLFVSIRTHTQNGELTGLIKDAKRDTNVLIISWIFIFALLVVGKKQGFLSLISLAVNSVLLSYALDMYITTSGTSLLFICGISAILFTFVSLLLVNGLNEKTYAAMLATLLGTFIALLIMYLVMKTTGEKGLRYEEMQFLTRPPRVVFMAGILIGSLGAVMDVAITMCASMFELYEKNRDITVQALKTSGKAIGRDIMGPMTNILFFAYISGSIPMLILYIKNHAPLGYTFSMNLSLELARALAGGIGIVLTVPLALYISIFFIERKRRTA; this is translated from the coding sequence TTGAAGTACAAATCTTTTTTTCTGTATGCACTATTACTCTGTCTTTTCATCGGCTCTATCGTTTTCGTCAACCACAACGACTTTTTATATAAACAACACATCGCAAAGGTTGTAAAAGCAACATCGGCAGAAGCGGAAACAGTAACCGATATGTATGGCAATAGCGATCGGATCTTTAAGCAACGCATTACCGCCAAGCTCCAAAACGGTCCGCACAAGGGCGAGCGGATTTACTTAAGCAATGAGTACTCCATCTCGGGCGCCTATGATCAAAAGTACACCGCGGGTGACAAGCTATTTGTTTCGATTCGCACCCATACACAAAACGGTGAATTAACCGGCCTCATCAAAGATGCCAAACGCGATACGAACGTACTCATCATCAGCTGGATTTTTATCTTTGCTTTGCTTGTAGTCGGAAAAAAACAGGGATTTCTTTCTCTCATTAGTTTAGCAGTCAACAGCGTGCTTCTTTCCTACGCCTTAGATATGTATATTACGACATCGGGGACGAGTCTATTATTCATTTGCGGCATCAGTGCAATTCTATTCACCTTTGTCTCTTTATTACTTGTAAATGGCTTAAATGAGAAAACATATGCGGCTATGCTTGCAACATTGCTTGGCACCTTTATTGCGCTTCTTATTATGTACTTGGTAATGAAAACAACGGGTGAAAAAGGACTGCGTTACGAAGAAATGCAGTTTTTAACAAGGCCGCCTCGTGTGGTGTTCATGGCAGGTATTTTAATTGGCTCGCTAGGCGCTGTGATGGATGTGGCGATTACAATGTGTGCCTCCATGTTCGAGCTGTACGAAAAAAACCGCGATATTACCGTGCAAGCACTGAAGACTTCCGGAAAAGCGATTGGGAGAGACATTATGGGACCGATGACTAACATTTTGTTTTTTGCTTATATCAGCGGCTCGATTCCTATGCTGATTTTATACATCAAAAATCATGCGCCGCTCGGCTATACCTTTTCGATGAATTTGTCCCTAGAGCTGGCCCGGGCCCTAGCCGGCGGAATTGGGATTGTTTTGACCGTACCGCTCGCTTTATATATATCCATTTTCTTTATTGAAAGAAAGAGGCGCACAGCATGA
- the helD gene encoding RNA polymerase recycling motor HelD: protein MQEWQQEQQRVNEVTKKIRTKAAALEKQTGTVRSEVTEIRQNFWEDVTVNFDNAEEAAETHASIKQQAEMLAERERSHHHHTNQLKLLRRLMNTPYFGRIDFAEEGEPAEAIYLGIGSFYDEEQEEFLIYDWRAPISSVYYDYAAGPAAYTAPSGTVHGTLQLKRQFVIRNAQIEGMFDTGVTIGDVMLQEVLGKQSNTQMKNIVATIQKEQNLIIRNESSRLLIVQGAAGSGKTSAALQRVAYLLYRYRGSLRADQMILFSPNPLFNSYVSTVLPELGEENMQQTTFQDYLAHQVTGFTLEDPFTQLEYMLRSNDAVRRSVIRYKAELDFMKLIDSYAAHLQIQDMRFTDIKFRGTVLLTAREIAAYFYSVPVDSLPSRMEETARWIKRELKKHEKRERTRPWVEEEMELLDKDTLQEAYETLQSKQRYSEHTFNDFEREQALLRAIVVRKHFKKLYVHAKKLRFADVPAIYAQLFAPGFAQFDQLPTNWQDICDYTTKELMRRSLPYEDATPFIYLKEQIEGFRRNTSMRHIFIDEAQDYAPFQFAFLKRLFPLAKMTVLGDLNQAIHAQSAHVSLFTLSSLYDQSETIELTRSYRSTKQIIEFTRQFVTGGERIEAFQREGALPVVEQVPADGLPGQIAARIATLQGAGHQNIAVICKTAHESKQMHQQLQPLISLRLITKETSSFEPGVSILPSYLAKGVEFDAVIVCDAAADVYGEQDGKLFYTVCTRAMHELHLFTTKQISPLLRLAKAETYENRP, encoded by the coding sequence ATGCAAGAGTGGCAACAAGAACAGCAGCGAGTCAACGAAGTAACAAAAAAGATACGTACAAAAGCCGCTGCGCTTGAAAAACAAACCGGCACTGTACGTTCGGAGGTAACGGAAATTCGCCAAAACTTTTGGGAGGATGTGACCGTTAACTTTGACAATGCCGAAGAAGCGGCCGAAACACATGCCAGCATTAAACAACAGGCAGAAATGCTGGCCGAGCGCGAGCGCAGCCATCACCACCATACGAACCAGCTGAAGCTGCTGCGCCGCTTGATGAACACACCTTACTTTGGCAGAATTGATTTTGCTGAAGAAGGCGAACCGGCTGAAGCCATTTATCTTGGCATCGGTTCATTTTATGATGAAGAACAAGAAGAATTTCTCATATACGATTGGCGCGCACCAATTTCAAGCGTGTACTACGATTATGCGGCCGGCCCGGCAGCATATACAGCCCCAAGCGGTACTGTGCACGGCACACTTCAGCTCAAGCGGCAGTTTGTGATTCGAAATGCGCAAATTGAGGGTATGTTTGATACGGGTGTGACAATCGGCGATGTGATGCTGCAGGAAGTGCTTGGCAAGCAATCCAACACACAAATGAAAAATATTGTCGCCACCATTCAAAAAGAGCAAAATCTCATTATCCGCAACGAAAGCAGCCGTCTTCTTATCGTGCAAGGCGCGGCCGGAAGCGGTAAAACATCAGCAGCACTGCAGCGCGTTGCCTATCTGCTGTATCGCTATCGCGGCTCGCTGCGCGCGGATCAAATGATTTTATTTTCACCAAATCCGCTCTTTAACAGCTACGTTTCCACTGTTTTGCCGGAGCTTGGCGAAGAAAACATGCAGCAAACCACCTTTCAAGATTATCTAGCGCATCAGGTAACTGGATTTACACTTGAGGACCCGTTCACACAGCTAGAGTACATGCTGCGCAGCAATGACGCGGTGCGCCGCTCTGTTATTCGTTATAAAGCAGAGCTCGATTTTATGAAGCTCATTGACAGCTATGCGGCGCATTTACAAATACAAGATATGCGCTTTACGGATATTAAGTTTCGCGGCACGGTCCTGCTTACTGCCCGTGAAATTGCGGCATACTTTTATAGTGTTCCGGTCGACTCGCTCCCAAGTCGTATGGAGGAAACCGCGCGCTGGATTAAGCGCGAGCTAAAAAAGCACGAAAAACGTGAGCGCACGCGTCCTTGGGTCGAAGAAGAAATGGAGCTTCTCGATAAAGACACACTCCAGGAAGCTTATGAAACACTGCAAAGCAAGCAGCGTTACTCTGAGCACACCTTCAACGACTTTGAGCGCGAGCAAGCGCTGCTGCGGGCCATTGTGGTGCGCAAGCATTTTAAAAAGCTGTACGTACATGCAAAAAAGCTGCGCTTTGCTGATGTACCGGCGATTTACGCCCAGCTGTTTGCACCTGGCTTTGCACAGTTTGATCAGCTACCCACCAACTGGCAGGATATATGTGATTATACAACAAAGGAATTGATGCGCCGCAGCCTGCCGTATGAGGATGCTACACCATTTATCTATTTGAAGGAGCAAATTGAAGGCTTTCGCCGCAATACATCGATGCGCCATATTTTTATCGATGAGGCACAGGACTACGCACCGTTTCAGTTCGCCTTTTTAAAACGCTTGTTTCCGCTTGCGAAAATGACTGTGCTCGGTGACCTGAACCAAGCCATTCATGCCCAATCCGCACATGTCAGCCTGTTTACCCTTTCGTCCTTATACGACCAATCGGAAACCATTGAACTGACGCGCAGCTACCGCTCTACGAAGCAAATCATCGAATTCACACGGCAATTCGTAACAGGCGGCGAACGCATCGAAGCCTTCCAGCGCGAAGGTGCTCTGCCTGTTGTCGAGCAAGTCCCTGCTGATGGGCTGCCTGGTCAAATAGCCGCACGCATCGCTACTTTACAAGGCGCAGGTCATCAAAACATTGCCGTGATTTGCAAAACAGCGCATGAAAGCAAGCAGATGCATCAGCAATTACAGCCGCTTATCTCACTCCGTCTCATTACGAAGGAAACGTCCTCCTTCGAGCCGGGCGTATCCATACTGCCCTCTTATCTCGCAAAGGGTGTGGAATTTGACGCTGTCATTGTTTGCGACGCTGCTGCTGACGTATACGGTGAGCAGGATGGTAAGCTGTTTTACACAGTATGCACGAGAGCCATGCACGAGCTGCATCTCTTTACGACCAAGCAAATCTCACCGCTGCTGCGACTGGCCAAAGCCGAGACATACGAAAACCGCCCTTAA
- a CDS encoding ABC transporter ATP-binding protein, which translates to MEYIIEANRVSKVFKNKKAVDNISFSVEKGTVTAVLGPNGAGKTTMLSMLLGLLEPTEGEVKLFGRRPKASYVRNRMGAMLQEVSVIDSVTVGETIDLFRGYYTHPMPKKRLLEMADLEAEEKSMAHKLSGGQKRRLGFALALAGDPDLLFLDEPTVGMDIASRKRFWESIRLLAKSGKTIILTTHYLEEADQLADRIILVADGKIIADDTPEGMKSAFTKQAVLFRTHGLFADTELSSLPYVTEVIAEGEGISVATTDSDAVLRYIFEKKLPVYDVLVERGGLEDAFEKLVEQKGEAV; encoded by the coding sequence ATGGAATATATTATTGAAGCAAACCGTGTTTCTAAAGTGTTTAAAAATAAAAAGGCTGTGGACAATATTTCGTTTTCTGTTGAAAAGGGGACTGTTACGGCGGTTTTAGGACCGAACGGAGCTGGGAAAACAACAATGCTTTCCATGCTACTGGGGCTTTTAGAGCCAACGGAAGGAGAAGTGAAATTATTTGGCAGGCGTCCGAAAGCTTCATATGTACGTAACAGAATGGGGGCCATGCTGCAGGAGGTAAGTGTGATTGATAGCGTGACGGTGGGAGAGACGATAGACCTATTCCGCGGCTACTACACACATCCGATGCCCAAGAAAAGGCTCTTGGAAATGGCGGATTTAGAGGCGGAAGAAAAGTCCATGGCCCATAAGCTTTCCGGGGGACAGAAGCGTCGTTTAGGCTTCGCTCTTGCGTTGGCCGGCGATCCCGATCTTCTTTTCCTAGATGAGCCGACCGTGGGTATGGACATCGCGTCACGAAAGCGATTTTGGGAGAGCATCCGTTTACTTGCCAAATCTGGAAAAACAATCATTTTGACAACGCATTACTTGGAAGAGGCGGATCAACTTGCTGATCGAATCATTCTTGTGGCCGACGGGAAAATCATTGCTGACGATACACCCGAAGGAATGAAATCCGCCTTTACGAAGCAGGCAGTCCTGTTCCGTACGCATGGACTGTTTGCAGACACAGAGCTTTCATCGCTCCCGTATGTGACAGAAGTAATCGCGGAAGGGGAAGGTATATCAGTTGCCACCACTGATTCAGATGCGGTGCTCAGGTATATATTTGAAAAGAAGCTTCCTGTGTATGATGTGCTCGTTGAACGCGGCGGACTGGAAGATGCATTTGAAAAGCTTGTAGAACAGAAAGGAGAAGCTGTATGA
- a CDS encoding ABC transporter permease, translating into MNMLMSQCRMEIIRVLRNRHFIIASLVMPVMFYYIFTNTLSGAANDKAWQAQYLISMTAFSIIGSAINTLGLRLVQEKSQGWSRLMDITPLPAGTYLVAKMVAQTIINLFSIIVIFLVGALINNVELSAMQWIGSGAWILIGAFPFLALGTFIGTFKSIDTAAAVGNVLYMLLSILGGLWMPLEIMPKTIRAIGEWLPTYRFGHGAWNIVAGKMPDMTSIMALAGYMMVFIVLSIYIRKRQGAI; encoded by the coding sequence ATGAACATGCTCATGTCGCAGTGCAGAATGGAAATTATTCGTGTGCTTAGAAACCGTCATTTTATCATCGCATCTTTAGTAATGCCTGTCATGTTCTATTATATTTTCACAAACACCCTGAGCGGAGCGGCGAATGATAAGGCCTGGCAGGCACAATATCTAATCTCAATGACAGCGTTCAGCATAATCGGATCCGCTATTAATACGTTAGGTCTTCGACTTGTGCAAGAAAAAAGCCAAGGATGGTCACGCTTGATGGATATCACACCGCTACCTGCTGGTACGTATTTGGTGGCGAAAATGGTAGCACAAACAATCATCAACTTGTTTTCTATTATTGTCATCTTTTTGGTAGGAGCTTTAATCAACAACGTCGAGTTGAGTGCTATGCAGTGGATTGGCAGCGGTGCATGGATTTTAATTGGGGCATTTCCTTTTTTGGCACTGGGCACATTCATTGGTACTTTCAAAAGCATTGATACGGCGGCGGCTGTAGGCAATGTCTTGTATATGCTGCTTTCGATACTGGGAGGCTTATGGATGCCGCTTGAAATCATGCCGAAAACAATCCGTGCCATCGGCGAATGGCTGCCGACATACCGATTTGGTCACGGTGCCTGGAACATTGTCGCTGGAAAAATGCCGGACATGACTAGTATTATGGCGTTAGCAGGATATATGATGGTCTTTATAGTATTATCAATATATATCAGAAAACGTCAGGGAGCGATATGA